CCTCGACCGGAAGGATAATGAAACGCTCGGCACGCTGGTCAACGGCAAGGTCGTCTTCTTACTGACGCAACCGCACACTCAAGCGGAGCGTACCCTTCCTTCCGGCGAGGATGCTTCAGACATGCTCATTCAGGCGCACCTACTCCACACACTACTCACGCAAGACTGGATACGTGAGTTTTCTCCGATACAACGACTCCTGTTGACCATTGCCCTCTGTCTCTGTGTCGCCTGGATGGTCCTCCGGTGGCCTGATGGGAAGGGACTCCTCCTAGGCACCGGCAGCCTCCTGCTCTATCTGGCCATCAGTCTGGCTTCGCTCACCGAGACCCATTGGGTCCTGCCGTTTGTGATGCCTGTCACCGCCGCTCTCACTGTGCTGGTGGCGACCAGCTTACTGGGGCAGATCGTCGCAACCCGACGCCTGGCATTATTGGAACAGGACATGCTGCAGGTTCAGCAGAATCTGGTGGCGGTTCGCGAAGCACTGATTTACCGGGAGACAGCAGTGGAATCCCTGGAAGAAGACCTGGAATCGGCCCGCGCCGGCATGTCTCATTCGGCCTCCAGGGAAGCTGAATCGACGAGACTCGCCGCCGAGCTGCAGCTCAAAATCGCCGATGCCCAGGCGCAAGAAGAAGCTACGCGGGAGCGGATGGAAGAGCTCGAACGGCAGCTTCAGGGCATGCGAGCCGCGACGATCGCTTCAGCGCCTCTGGGAAATGCAGAACAGGAACTCCTGCGCCGGGAATGCGGGCAGTTGGGCATCATCACCAGAACCGCTGCCATCCTGGCCATGTTTCGCGATCTCAAGAAAGGCGCCCGCTCCACCGTCACGGTCCTCATCACCGGCGAGCCGGGAACAGGCAAAGAGTTGTTCGCGCGCGCCGTGCACCGTCTGAGCCCGCGGGCACCGAAGCCGTTCATCGCCGTCAACATGGCGGCGATCTCCCCGGAACTCTTCGAGAGTGAACTCTTCGGCCACGTGCGAGGTAGCTTCACCGGCGCACTGACGGATCGCAAGGGCTATTTCGAACTCGCGCATCACGGCACCATCTTTCTGGACGAAATCGGCGATCTTCGCCTCGACCATCAAAGCAAACTGCTGCGTGTGCTGCAGGATCGGACCTTCTATCGCGTCGGCGCGACGACTCCGACCACGGTCGATGTCCGTATCGTGGCGGCGACCAACAAAGATCTTCAACGCGGGGTGTCGGAAGGCTGGTTCCGCGAGGACCTGTATTTTCGGCTCAAAGGCCTCGTCCTGCACCTGCCGCCGCTGCGGGACCGGCCCGATGACATTCCGCCCCTCGCAGAAGCCTGTGTGCAAGAAGCGGCCAAGCAGCCGGCCCACGCGAACCTCCGGCTCTCGGAAGACGCGATGGCGACGCTCCGGCAGCACGCCTGGAAAGGCAACGTGCGGGAGCTCCTCCAGTGTCTCGAACAGGCGATCGCGCTCACCGACGGACCGATCATCACCACAGCCGACCTCCGCCTCTCGGGGCAGCCCTCGCCCACCGCCGTCGTGACCGGAGCCGAACCGCTCCTCCCCGATCCGGCCGGCGACGTCGCCGTGCTGAACCAGCTGCGCCAACACCGGTTCGATATGCAGGCGACAGCCAAGGCCCTGGGATGGGATCGCAGCACCGTCACACAGCGGCTGAAGGGCCTCTGTTTTCAGGCACTCGTGGAATCGGGAAGAGATCAGGCAAAAGCAGCTTCGGCCCTGGCAGGCGATCCATCGTTACTCCGCACCGTCGAACTCAAGCTGATGGACTATTACGGACATCTGCTGGAAACGATCACACCGTTCACCACTGCGGAAGAAGCCCTGCTCGATTGTAAGCGTCGCTTCAAGAACCTCCCCGAACGGCATTTCAAATCCGTCGAAGCCCTGGTCCGTCAACATTTCGGGTAGAATGCCTCGACGCGCCGACGCTCATTCCCAACCAGAACCCTCTTGAGGAGACACCACTTGTCAGACATTCGTTTAAGCGGACGACGCACCGCGAACAAGGTCCTGTCGTGAGCGCACTTCCGCTGGTACGCTGGACCGAAGCAGGGCAGGCCTGCTCCGCACGCTGGCGCTCGGAATGGGGAGCTCCGCCGCCCGCACGCCTAACTATTGCGGACGACAGCATGACCGCCGACGCGGCCCACCGCCTGGCCTGCGAAGGAACCGCGCTGCTCTGGCGGGGCGATTTCCAGAATGCCCGACAGATCCTCAACGCCATGGCACGAAGAGCCGACCGCCATCCTCCCAAACCTGGCACCTCGCCGGCAGAGTCCTTCCATTTTCATCGACAGACCCAGTCCCGTCGGGCGCGCATCCTCGGCATGCTCCTGGTGCCGCTTGAAGAGGACTACGCAATTCCGCTCCGCCGCGCTCCCGATCTCCGACTCGCCTGCACGGAGGCCTACGGTCCCGGTGAAGGGCAGGCCTTGGTGTCGCTGCGAGAACTCCTGGGACTGGTGGGTGCGCATGAATGGCGTAAGAACGGGATTGTCGTCCCTGCCCTCGGCGATCGCATCCATCCCCACTATGGCGTGTTTTCACCGATTCGCAGCGAGTATGTAGACCTGGTGGCCGATGCGCCGCTGCCTTCCAATGCCCTCGCCTTCGACATCGGAACCGGCACCGGCGTGTTGGCGGCGATCCTCGCCCGGCGAGGGATCGCGCGGATTGTTGCTACCGACCAGGATCCTCGCGCATTGACCTGTGCCCGCGCGAATCTTGAGCGATTGGGGCTCATGGATCGGGTGGAAGTGGTGCAAGCGGATCTCTTTCCCGAGGGCAGGGCGCCACTCGTGGTCTGCAACCCGCCTTGGGTGCCGGCACGGCCGACCTCCCCGATCGAACAGGCGATCTACGATCCTGAGAGTCGCATGTTGACCGGATTTCTCAACGAGCTGGCCGCTCACCTGGAACCGGGAGGAGAAGGCTGGCTCCTGCTGTCCGACCTGGCCGAACATCTGGAGTTGAGAACCAGGGCGGAGTTGCTCGCCATGTTCGATCAGGCCGGGCTCGTCGTCCTCGGCAAGACCGATATCCGGCCGCATCATCCCCGCGCCTCCGATCAGGCCGACCCGCTCCGCGCCGCCCGCGCGGCGGAGATCACATCGCTCTGGAGACTGGCGATTCGATGAGCGAAGTTCGCTCAGGAGGAATGGCGACAGTCGGCTGAATCAGGGGGTGAGACTCACGGGAAACGGCTTCGCCGGGGGACAGTGGCGGAATGCGCAGGGCTTGCCGGGCGACCACCTTCGCACCTGTACTTCCTTCATTTGGCACAGTGTTCGAGTGGTGCCCCCCTTTGCTTCATAAATACTCAGGGTAACGCTCTCGCGCTCGTCTCCACTGTCCGCGTCGTTCCAACGATCGAAATACGTTTCCCCCTTGTAGCTGAAGACGCCATACAGCTGGTAATTGGTCGTACCGGCCACCCTTCCATCGTGGCGCGGGTTCTGAACCACGAGGTCGGTCAGCGCGCGATCGATGCCACTGAGATTCTCATTGAGCACCACAATGGGAGCAGAATAGGGTTGACCGACGGAACTCCCATTCCTCAGCTTGCAGAGCGCCGAATGGAGCTTCAGCACCGGCTCCGCCTTCCCGTCGTTGTTGATATCAACCTGGGCCCAATAGGCCCAGGGTTCCTCCCTTGTACCGATTCTTCGTACCGGATCCGCGTATTGATCGTCACCCGAAGTGTATCTGTCCGCGGAGAACTCGTCACCGGTTGCCAGATACCGTAGCACTCGTTCCATCGCACCGATATGGCCCCCCACATCGAACGGCTTCCACTCGGGAGCCTCCAGTCCAAGTTGATCGCTATAATCCCGCTCACAAGCCGGATGCACGGTCATCCGTTCCAGATTGCGTTTGCACGTTTCGCATACGTCCACCTGCTCGCCGAGGATCAACTGGTAATCCCCCGCCTGTGCCAAGGGGAACATCGCAGCCCACATCAGCAACAACAGTAAAAGAGACTTTTTCACTCAACGACTCCTCGCGCCCTATCCCTGTTCCGAACAGGTGTCGGCGGCTTTCCGGGCCATGTTACCGCAGCAGCGGACACTCGCAAAACATTTCCAACAACGACGCCATGGCCGGATAGCTTCCCTTCGCGAGAAGTACCCGGTCGATTTTTTCTTCCATCTCATCTACCAGGCTTCCTGATGCGGGGCTATCCCCGCATCCCCGCTGATCCCCGCATGAGACGCTGCTTTCTCGCATCGGCAGCGTTTTCGCAACTCTTTGTTTTAAATACTTTTTCCATTCATCAGCCGGATTGGATCAGCTGGCCTTCGCCTTGCTCTACGCACCGGCCAACGGCGGGTAGCCCGGCAGGAAGGAGGTGAGCATCAACAAGCCGGCCCCGCAGGAACAGACAGCCGATTCATCGATCAGTCACCTGGGGCCGGGGGCATCCCGGCCCACAACACAAGGAGCAGGCGATCATGCAGAAATCACCCACAGCCAGCGTCAGTGCAGGACCAGTCACTCCCACAATCATCGGACCCGACCGGGACATGAAGGATGTCTATATCCTGAGCGGGCTGGTGTTCTTCCTCGCCGTCGTCGTATCCGCATTCTGGTACTACTCCCAGGCCGACGAGGCAGCCCATAGCAACCCGTCGGCAGAAGCCCTCAACAGTACGCAGGTCTCGCAAGTCCTGAAACACTCCACGGACCACACGCCGGTCTCAGCCTCGATTCCGACGACCCATGTGGACACAGCCCCCTTGGCAACCCGCAGCACCGACATCCTGCACGACGATATTCACTTTGAAATCGGCCGGAAGGGATTGAGCGACGACGGCAAGGCCGCCTTGCAACGCCACGCGGAATTCCTCACGAGCGAGCGGGACTGGGGAATCCTGCTCCAAGGCTACACCGATCAACAGGGTTCAATGAGCTTCAACAAGATCCTGGGCATGAAGCGCGCCGAGACCGTTAAACAACACTTGATCGCGCTGGGTGTGCCGGAATCGTCGATCCGCACCGTGAGCCTGGGTGAAGAAGGCGCCCTCTGCATCGACAACAGCGACGTCTGCAAGCGGATGAATCGGCGGGTACACGTGGAGATGCGAAAGATCGGCCAAGAACACATGGTGGTTTCTCCCGTCGCCCCTGAAACGGCGGCCGATCCGTTCTCGAACACCCTCGACCTCTCGATTGAAGCCGGGCAGAGCGACGCGAGCAACGGGAACCTTCCGCTCACAACCTCCGAACCGGCAGAACGTACTTCCGAGCCGACTGACGGCAACTGACCGGCTGCCGGTGACGTCCCTGGGAACGACACCAGGTCCTTCCCGGGGACACCCGCCGTCACTCCACCATCCACGACTATGACGAAACGAGGATTCTATGCTGACTGACCGCTTCTGCCCTCTACGGCAACGCGCAAGAACCTCTGCCGCGCACCTCACACTCTGGGCGTTCTTTCTATCACTGGCCCTGGGCTCTCCCTTTCCAGCCACCTCCTGCGCCGAACCGGGCGAACCCCTCCATACCGGCATCGTTCCCACCATGGGCCTCAACGAGGTGACGGAAGGCACGTTCATGTTCAGGACCGACCAGGCCGGACGCTATACCCCGGCCCCCATCCTCAAGACGGATGTGCACATCGCTGTCACCGGGACGATAGCTCGCGCGACCGTCCGGCAGGAGTTCACCAATCCGAGCAGGAAGAAAGGCAACTGGCTGGAAGGTGTCTACGTGTTCCCGCTGCCCGAGACGGCCGCGGTGGATCATCTCCGCATGAAAATCGGAGAGCGGATCATTGAAGGCCGGATCAAGGAACGGGCGGAGGCGAAAACAGTCTACGACCAGGCCAAGCGGGAAGGGAAACGGACCGGCCTGGTCGAGCAGGAACGTCCGAATCTGTTTACCACGTCAATCGCGAATATCGGACCCGGAGAACATGTGACGATCGAACTCGAATATCAGGACACCGTCCGCTACGAACATGACCAGTTTCAACTCCGCTTTCCCATGGCCGTCGGGCCGCGATACATCCCCGGCGCCCCGGTGATCGTCGAAGGGCAGGGTCCTCGAGGATCGGGCACCAGTCCGGACACCGATCGTGTCCCCGATGCCTCACGGATTACGCCGCCCATACAGTCGCCCGAGGACGGCGCGATCAACCCCCTGAGCCTCTCGCTCTCGCTCAACCCGGGAGTTCCTCTTGCCAAGGTGGAGTCGCCATTTCACCCGATCATCAGCATTCAGGATCAGGACGGCGGATATCAGATCAGTCTCCGGAAGGATGCGGTACCGGCAGATCGGGATTTTCTACTCATCTGGCACCCGGCGCCGCGCACCGAACCCATGGCCACCGTCTTTACCGAACAGAAAGACGGCGCGACCTATGCCATGCTCATGCTTGTCCCTCCGACACAGCACAATGAGAAAGCGCCCAGGATTCCGCGAGACCTCACCTTCATCATCGACCGATCGGGCTCCATGGCCGGCGCGTCGATCGAACAGGCCAAGGGGTCATTAGCGTCCGCCCTCTCACGGCTGACCACACAGGATCGCTTCAACATCATTCAATTCAATCATACGGTCCGGTCGCTCTTCCCCATACCGCAACCCGTGACGACCACAGCGATGCAGCAAGCCATCCGGTACACCGAACAGCTCACGGCCGACGGGGGAACGGAAATACTTCCGGCTTTGAGGCAGGCCCTCAAGAGCCCGCAGGACAGCGCACGGCTCCAGCAGATCATTCTCATCACCGACGGACAGGTCGGCAACGAAGAGGAGCTCTTCGAACTGCTGCACCAGCGCGTGGGCAGCAGACGCCTGTTCACCATCGGAATCGGCTCCACGCCCAACAGTCATTTGATGCGGAAGGCTGCCGAATCAGGCCGCGGTACCTTCACCTACATCGGCAACGTGAACGAGGTGAAGGAGAAGTTGGATGGTCTGTTCAAGAAGCTTGAGCACCCGGTACTGAATAACATCACGATCGATGCAGCCGGATGGTCGGGACTCGAACAATTCCCGACAACCATCACCGACCTCTATGAAGGCGAACCCATCGTGCTCGCACTCAAGGCCGACTCGCTGCCATCCAAAAGCGTGTTGCGCGGACAGGTTGGAAGCGCAGCCTGGTCGCTCCCGATCTCGTTCAACAATGCCCCCACTCATGGAGGACTCTCGGTCTTCTGGGCCAGGCAAAAGATTGCGGCGCTCACGGACGAGACCTACAAGGGCGGCGCTGAAGAAACGATCCGAAAGGCCGTGCTGGACGTGGCGCTGGCCCATCACCTGATCAGCCGATACACCAGCCTGGTCGCGGTCGATGTGACGCCGGCCAGACCGGCAGATTCACCCGCCGCGGAGCGCGACCACACGACCGATCCGGCGCGTGCGCAGGACCTCACCGCCCTCGCGAACCTCCCGAGGACTGCGACCGACGGACAAGTACACATTCTGATGGGGGCAGCGGCACTTCTGTTGTCCTGCTTGCTGTGGCAATTCCGCCGGGCGGTCGTATGATTCGATCCAGACCAGGCTCCCGCCTGCTGACGATATTGGTAGCAGGACTTCTCGCCATCGGCGGCTGGCAGGTCTGGGAAGGATCGTGGATCTATGCCAAGGCCGGGCTCGCGCAGTTTCTGCTGCAGCGGGCCTGGTCTCTCGCCCTGGCCGGCGAGGCGATGCCGAAACCCTGGCCCTGGGCCGATACCTGGCCGGTTGCGCGGCTCCGCATGCAACACCGGTCGGTCGATCTGATCGTCCTCGCCGGCGCGTCTGGCCGAACCCTGGCATTCGGTCCAGGCCACGTCACGTCCAGCGCCCTGCCAGGGCAGGAAGGCACAATGGTGTTGACCGGTCACCGGGACACGCATTTTCGTTTTTTGAGAGACGTACACCCGAACGATCAGCTCGACCTGACGGCAAGCGACGGGACCACGCTGCACTATCGAATCATCGAACAGCGAGTCATGGATTCGCGACGGGAGAGCATCTCGACGGGGCAAGGCCCGCAGGAACTGGTGCTGGTGACCTGTTTTCCCTTCGATGCAATCCAAGCCGGCGGGCCGCTACGCTACGTGGTGCGGGCCGAACGGGCCCTAGACCATGACCATTCCTGAATGTCGTGGGGAGACAGACTCGATCGCAGCGGAACGTCTCGCTGGCGAAACCAAGGCAGGCTTGTTTACAGTTCGTCGAGAATGCTGAAGGGGAAACGATCTGCGGAGCGAGAAAATCAGGCCACTTGGAAAAGACTTAGGAATGGGCCTGGTCAGGCAGATCGTGCTTCCGGCACGTCGGACTCTCGCAGTCGATCTGCCCTGACCGGAGCAGGCGGCCCTGAACCTGCAGCCACCAGCCGTAGACGGCTGACATTCGACACAGACCAACGGGCGTACCCGCACAGCCCCCACAAGAGGATAGCTCCGATCACATAATGGGAGAGAACCAACGTCGCGATCTGGCTGCCGGCCGCTTGATCCGGCCCCGAAAACGTTACCGGAGGAGAGATGAGCAACAGGCACAGCGTCATCCCCACCGCCCAGCCGCCATGAGTTGCAACCGGCAGGCGGTTGCCCACATACAACGACAACGGCAGCAACAGCAGCAGATAATAGTGGGTCCATGAAATCGGGCTGATGATCAGAGAGAGACAGAGCACCATCGACAACTCAAGATTCGTCGTCTCTCGAACCTGCAGACCGGGACTCCGAAGAAACAGCCAACCGGATAACCCGACGAACAAGGCCGCACAGGCCTGCCCTGCCGTTCCGACATCCCAGGGCACGGCCACAGGCTTCCAATCGTACAACCGGACACCATCCTGCAGTCGCAGCAGCAGCCCCTGCACCGATTGCACATTAAACGCGGCAATTCCCTTGTCGGACAGCGGCAGGATCACCTCCCGATACCAGGCCACGTGGCTGGCCCACCCGGCGTACCAGATCGACAGACCCGTCACGGCCAGCAGGGTCAGGCCATAGCCGAGCACCGCCGCCCAACGCCGCTTACCGAAGAAATACACCGCAAACAGCAACAGCGGGAGCTTGATGATCGCCGCCAGCGCAAAACAGCTCCCCGCGCTTCGATCCCACGTTTTCTCCAGGCAGACGACCCCGGCAATCAACAGCAACAGGGCGAAGTGAGTCAGATTGCCCTCTTTGAGGCTGTAGACGAGCGGCCCGTTCATCGCGAACAGGAGGAGCATGGCCCACCTTCTGGACCAGGTTCGATCCGTAAGCGACCAGAGAAGAGCGAGGCTCATCACCAGGCTCACCGCCGAAAGGCCCATCAACAACCACTGCGCATGCTGAAGCGTCAGAAATGAGAAGGGGGTAAAGAGAAAGGCGACAATGGGAATGTTCACAAACCCGCACACCGGCGTATCCCAACAACGCACGAACAGATGGGGAATGTCTTCAAGAATGGCCCGTCCCGCCGGGTAGTAGGCGACGTTAAAATCCGAGAACAGGACGGATGGCTCAGAAACTTGCCAGGCCCAAAGCACAAGACCGCCCAGGACTGCGCCCAGGATTGCGAGAAAGGGCGCTCGTGCTGAACCATATCGAAACGTGAGACACCACACCACCACTGCCAGAGCCGCCGCTCCATAAAAGATCGCATACTGATGCATGGAATGAACCGCCTATCTCGCCCGCCCTGTCGCAGCGCCACAGAGGAGGGATTTGTCTACATTGTCGGCCTGAGGGGTTGCAGCAACCAGGCCGGTTCCCGATCCAGGCCCCAGCATGTCGCTCCCGGAGGAGTCGGTGTAGCCGGGTTCATCTGATTAAAAGTATACACAACGTCCCATCGGACCCCCTGACGCTCCAACTCACGGACAGGACAGAGAGGCGCCCGATCCCGAACCTGCTGCGGCATCTCCCTGTTTCGTACCCGATCCGCGACTCCTCCCTGCTTCAGTCCGCAACCCAATCGACCGATTTCTTACTGTCGGGATTGGGCCCGATCGTACCCCCGTTCTAACCACCTGAATAGACATGGGTTTCGTGAGAGACGGCAATACAGCGCGCGCGCTTCCCTATCCCGAGCCGGAGTTCCCGGACAAGGGCCTCGAGGTTTCGCCCTCCCCTGCCCCGGAACAACCGCATCACACCGTACGGCTGCAGCGAACGGACTGGGTGATTGCCGCGGTCCTGACCCTCTCGGCCGGCATGGCCTGTCTCTTCATTGCTGATATGATCCCTGCCTTCCTGCTGCAATCGATGGATTTTTGGTTTGAATCGGACACGGTACGTGAAGTCTCGAACATGACCTCCACCACCGACGACCATTCACGGACCTCCGTGCATCCCCTGTTCTCCATCCTGAGTTTCGTTCCCGTCTACCTGGTGAAACATGCGCTGGCGATCCCCCCGCTGCAAGCGGTCTTGTACCTGACCAGCATCCTCGGGGGCCTATGGATGGGGACGTTGTACCTCCTGCTGCGCCTGCTTGGCTGCCGAACGCTCGACGCCTCCGTCTTCACGGCACTCGGGCTCTCCAGTGCCTCGGCGATCTTCTGGCTTCCTGTGCCCAACTCCTATACCTGGGGCTCCTGGTCGATCATGCTCTCGCTCGCTCTGCTCTTGCTCGCCGAACAGCATCGAGTCGGCGCCCTGTCCTATGTGCTCGCCAGCGCCTTCACCCTCAGCATCACCGTCACCAACTGGATGGCCGGTCTCCTGACGACGCTGGCGCGCTGGCCGTTCAAACAGGCGGTACAACTCTCCATAAATGCCTTCTGCCTGGTGGTGCTCTTGTGGGGAGCGCAAAAGTTCATCTTCCCGTCCGCGGAATTTTTCATCGGCAGCCGCAAGGAAGCGAACTGGATCAATCATCCTCAGTCCGGAGAAGCGAGCAATATTGCCTCGTCGTTTGCCTTCCACACCCTCATCGCTCCGGCGATACGGTTCATCGATGACGATGGGTACATTCAGGTCGGCGACGACTCCGTTCGCCTGGCGCAACGCCTGGCCTTTCAATTTTCCACTCCCGGGTCGGCAAGCCCGCTCGGATTGATCGCCGTCTGCCTGTGGTCGGCCTTACTCCTCAACGGGCTCTGGCGGCTGGTGACGATGGATCGCCAGTTGCGGTTCCGCCTCGTGCTGGCGGCCCTGTTGTTGTTCGAACTGTCGCTGCACATGGTCTACGGGGAAGAAACGTTCACCTACAGTTTGAATTTCACCCCCCTTCTCATCGCGCTCGCCGCGCTGGGCACACTCAGCCCGGGACGCCCGGCGGTGCTCGTCCTTGCGGGCCTCCTCGCCCTGTGCGCCGGCATCAACAACTGGCAACAATTCAGGCAGGCCACGGAATCCGCGACCCACCTCACGCCGCAACGCGACGCGATGACCAGCCTGATGCGGAACGATCCGGACCGCCCTTGGCCCCGATCGGTCGGGCATATCCCGATGGCCGTGCCCGGCGCTCCTGAAGCCGAACATGCCTATCACGAGCCCGGTGGGGACTTCAGTCCGCAGGCCCCGAGTTTCGGTGTTTCGCTCTGGCTCTGCGATGCCGACGGACACCCGCTCGTCACCAGCCAGTCGGTGCCGCTCAACGACATTCAGCAGACATTCGAACCGTCCACTCATCCTCATGTTCCCGCCATCGCGACCAGGACGCCCTACTATGACGCCACCTGGACACGACTGGACGCCACCCATTGGGAGCTGCGGTTCAAGAATCATACGTCCCACACCCCGGTGATTGTGATTCGCAGCGTCGGGCCCGCCGGAGGACCGGTCACCGAGCTGGGCTGGGACGGCGCACTGCTCGACATCAATCGTCGTTGGACCGTCCGCGTCACGCCTGCTCCTGCGAAGGTCTCTCTCGGAAACGAGCAGACCCTGAACTGGATGACGTCTGAATCGGCGAACCGGTCCTGGACCAATGCATCCGGCTGGGGGTACGCGCGTCTCGCGCTACCGGAGCACGTCTCAGAGGTGGGAGAGGAATACCGGCTCATCTTGTCCGACTTACGGATTCCCATTCAAATGCAGCAGTGGTATAGAAATGCACCGGAGCAGATCCATCTCGACCTTCCCGACAAACGATTTGAAGCTTCGCTGGCGGCACAGACGACTCACCTGATGATGAGTTTGATCGGCCGGGAAACCAGACCCGGCGACCCCACCTTTTTCTATCGCGCCTGGCAACGGCAGGGGGCCTATATCGCGACCGCCCTCGCGCGCGCGGGTGATCCCCACGTCAGCCGCGTGCTGGCCCAATATCTGGCAACCCACGATTTTGCCGGTGGGAATGGGCCCGAAGCCGATGCGCCAGGCCTGACCCTCTGGGCCCTGACCACATCCGCAGACTATATCGCCGATCATGAGCACGATCAGTGGTTGTGGCCTCATGTGCTCCGCAAGGCACAACGCATTGAAGCCATGCTGACGGCTCGCGCCCCCATCGAAGAATCTTTTGCCGTACCCTCTCCGTACGACCTCCAACACGGCCAACAAATAAAACGAAGTGTGCTGGCCAAACCGTCACGCGACGGGCTGATCGTAGGCCGTGTCGGAGACGAGTGGCCCTCGCTTTACGTGAATGCGGTGAGCTACCGCGGCTTGCTTGCCGCGGCCGAGTTCGCCGAAC
This sequence is a window from Nitrospira sp.. Protein-coding genes within it:
- a CDS encoding sigma 54-interacting transcriptional regulator; the protein is MQIATRLFVRNVWLQAVVMALASVALTEILWAPAPVTYHALEWAPYDTWMGLRAQPTPDSHLLLVVRDQASEQQFGTGLWDRSLPARLIAGLHDAGAAAIGIDIPLDLPSPPNLGGAVSDALLTEAVTSAGTVSYPALSTAPGEQETALSAVPAHSLTPRRSAIQPALDPDRIVRRAGLFRGAGTDELPALGFSLAATFWQVPLDQVERRTGQVRVQNARWPGGRTSTLSMPLDRQGRLLLNFSGQLLPAAFDTVTVLELSHLLDRKDNETLGTLVNGKVVFLLTQPHTQAERTLPSGEDASDMLIQAHLLHTLLTQDWIREFSPIQRLLLTIALCLCVAWMVLRWPDGKGLLLGTGSLLLYLAISLASLTETHWVLPFVMPVTAALTVLVATSLLGQIVATRRLALLEQDMLQVQQNLVAVREALIYRETAVESLEEDLESARAGMSHSASREAESTRLAAELQLKIADAQAQEEATRERMEELERQLQGMRAATIASAPLGNAEQELLRRECGQLGIITRTAAILAMFRDLKKGARSTVTVLITGEPGTGKELFARAVHRLSPRAPKPFIAVNMAAISPELFESELFGHVRGSFTGALTDRKGYFELAHHGTIFLDEIGDLRLDHQSKLLRVLQDRTFYRVGATTPTTVDVRIVAATNKDLQRGVSEGWFREDLYFRLKGLVLHLPPLRDRPDDIPPLAEACVQEAAKQPAHANLRLSEDAMATLRQHAWKGNVRELLQCLEQAIALTDGPIITTADLRLSGQPSPTAVVTGAEPLLPDPAGDVAVLNQLRQHRFDMQATAKALGWDRSTVTQRLKGLCFQALVESGRDQAKAASALAGDPSLLRTVELKLMDYYGHLLETITPFTTAEEALLDCKRRFKNLPERHFKSVEALVRQHFG
- a CDS encoding methyltransferase, which translates into the protein MSALPLVRWTEAGQACSARWRSEWGAPPPARLTIADDSMTADAAHRLACEGTALLWRGDFQNARQILNAMARRADRHPPKPGTSPAESFHFHRQTQSRRARILGMLLVPLEEDYAIPLRRAPDLRLACTEAYGPGEGQALVSLRELLGLVGAHEWRKNGIVVPALGDRIHPHYGVFSPIRSEYVDLVADAPLPSNALAFDIGTGTGVLAAILARRGIARIVATDQDPRALTCARANLERLGLMDRVEVVQADLFPEGRAPLVVCNPPWVPARPTSPIEQAIYDPESRMLTGFLNELAAHLEPGGEGWLLLSDLAEHLELRTRAELLAMFDQAGLVVLGKTDIRPHHPRASDQADPLRAARAAEITSLWRLAIR
- a CDS encoding OmpA family protein, with the translated sequence MQKSPTASVSAGPVTPTIIGPDRDMKDVYILSGLVFFLAVVVSAFWYYSQADEAAHSNPSAEALNSTQVSQVLKHSTDHTPVSASIPTTHVDTAPLATRSTDILHDDIHFEIGRKGLSDDGKAALQRHAEFLTSERDWGILLQGYTDQQGSMSFNKILGMKRAETVKQHLIALGVPESSIRTVSLGEEGALCIDNSDVCKRMNRRVHVEMRKIGQEHMVVSPVAPETAADPFSNTLDLSIEAGQSDASNGNLPLTTSEPAERTSEPTDGN
- a CDS encoding marine proteobacterial sortase target protein; the protein is MLTDRFCPLRQRARTSAAHLTLWAFFLSLALGSPFPATSCAEPGEPLHTGIVPTMGLNEVTEGTFMFRTDQAGRYTPAPILKTDVHIAVTGTIARATVRQEFTNPSRKKGNWLEGVYVFPLPETAAVDHLRMKIGERIIEGRIKERAEAKTVYDQAKREGKRTGLVEQERPNLFTTSIANIGPGEHVTIELEYQDTVRYEHDQFQLRFPMAVGPRYIPGAPVIVEGQGPRGSGTSPDTDRVPDASRITPPIQSPEDGAINPLSLSLSLNPGVPLAKVESPFHPIISIQDQDGGYQISLRKDAVPADRDFLLIWHPAPRTEPMATVFTEQKDGATYAMLMLVPPTQHNEKAPRIPRDLTFIIDRSGSMAGASIEQAKGSLASALSRLTTQDRFNIIQFNHTVRSLFPIPQPVTTTAMQQAIRYTEQLTADGGTEILPALRQALKSPQDSARLQQIILITDGQVGNEEELFELLHQRVGSRRLFTIGIGSTPNSHLMRKAAESGRGTFTYIGNVNEVKEKLDGLFKKLEHPVLNNITIDAAGWSGLEQFPTTITDLYEGEPIVLALKADSLPSKSVLRGQVGSAAWSLPISFNNAPTHGGLSVFWARQKIAALTDETYKGGAEETIRKAVLDVALAHHLISRYTSLVAVDVTPARPADSPAAERDHTTDPARAQDLTALANLPRTATDGQVHILMGAAALLLSCLLWQFRRAVV
- a CDS encoding class GN sortase, with protein sequence MIRSRPGSRLLTILVAGLLAIGGWQVWEGSWIYAKAGLAQFLLQRAWSLALAGEAMPKPWPWADTWPVARLRMQHRSVDLIVLAGASGRTLAFGPGHVTSSALPGQEGTMVLTGHRDTHFRFLRDVHPNDQLDLTASDGTTLHYRIIEQRVMDSRRESISTGQGPQELVLVTCFPFDAIQAGGPLRYVVRAERALDHDHS
- a CDS encoding DUF2029 domain-containing protein, whose protein sequence is MHQYAIFYGAAALAVVVWCLTFRYGSARAPFLAILGAVLGGLVLWAWQVSEPSVLFSDFNVAYYPAGRAILEDIPHLFVRCWDTPVCGFVNIPIVAFLFTPFSFLTLQHAQWLLMGLSAVSLVMSLALLWSLTDRTWSRRWAMLLLFAMNGPLVYSLKEGNLTHFALLLLIAGVVCLEKTWDRSAGSCFALAAIIKLPLLLFAVYFFGKRRWAAVLGYGLTLLAVTGLSIWYAGWASHVAWYREVILPLSDKGIAAFNVQSVQGLLLRLQDGVRLYDWKPVAVPWDVGTAGQACAALFVGLSGWLFLRSPGLQVRETTNLELSMVLCLSLIISPISWTHYYLLLLLPLSLYVGNRLPVATHGGWAVGMTLCLLLISPPVTFSGPDQAAGSQIATLVLSHYVIGAILLWGLCGYARWSVSNVSRLRLVAAGSGPPAPVRADRLRESDVPEARSA